The genomic stretch CCTGATTATGCTGCTAATCGTTTCTATTATTCAACTCAATCTGTCAGCCGAGGGAGTCAAGGAAAATAGTCCGGAACCTGTCGCTCAGACACTGACAATTCAGGTGGCAGGACTAAAAGGGCCTACCTCGATCGGAATGCTGCCTCTTTTTCAAAACCGTCCTGACTTCGCCGCCGGGGTTCAGGCGGAGTATCAGGTCGTTCCCGAACCTCAAATAATGCTCTCCCGGATTATGTCAGGGGAGGTAGACATAGCCGCCGTTCCGATTAACCTGGCAGCGGTCTTGCACAACAAAGGGGTCCCCTACCGTTTTGGCGCGGTCTCCGGAGATGGTCTGCTGTATATCGTTACTTCCCGGTCGGATATAAGCTCCATGGAGGACCTCAAGGGTAAGACAATTTACTGCATTGCCCAGGGTTCAACGCCGGAGTTTATTCTGCGCTATACGCTGGTCCAGAACGGCATTGATCCCGAGGCGGATGTGAATATTGATTTTACTTATGACCATGTATCGATTACGCCCCAGCTTGTAGCCGGGAATGTAGATCTGGCGGTACTGCCTGAACCCTTTGTTAGCATTGTTGCAGCTAAAAATCCGGCAGTCCAGCCCGTAATCGATCTGCAGAAGGTCTGGGCCCGAACCTCCGGAACCAGAACGACCTATCCGATCACCGCGGTGCTGGTTAAGGAAGAGCTTTTGCGGTCCAATCCGGAAGCGGTGGATGCTTTCTTCTCGGTATATGCTGATGCCATAGACTGGGTAATTGTCCACCCGAAAGAAACAGGGGCCCTGGCGGAGGAGTTCATGGATATGCCCGCAGGAATAATCGCATCCGCGGTTCCCAGGCTGAACCTGCATTTTCAGCTCCCTGCCGAAGCCCGGCCAAGGGTCGATGAGCTGTACCGGGTACTTTACAGCTTTGCTCCTGCTTCGGTGGGGGGGCGTGTTCCGGCAGATGAGTTTTACGAATAAAAACAGACCTTCTGTAAAACTGGCTGCTCCTCAAGGTGTTTCTCTGCTTGGGGTTGTCCTGATTATCGCGGTCTGGAAGATTGGCGCTGTCTTTGCCGGCACCGAGGTCATTCTTCCAGGTCCGCTAACGGTTGCCGGGTCGTTACTGGATGTTGTCCGTTCCCCGGGGTTTATCTCCGCTTTGGGCGCAACGGCCCTGCGGGGTCTTGCAGCCTTTTTTCTTGCCGCTCTGCTGGGCCTGTTTTGCGGGGTGGCCGCCGGCCTTTCCACGGTTTTTCGAAACCTGATCCAACCGCTGGTCATCATAATCAAGAGCACACCGGTTATGTCTTTTATTCTGCTCGCCTTGATCTGGTTTCCTTCCGGTATAGTACCGGTCTTTGTGTCGGTCCTTATGGCCTTTCCCATTATCTACGAGAACACTGTCGCAGGGATTCGTAACGCTGACACCCGGCTTATTGAGATGGCCCGTGTATACCGGGTTCCCCGGAGCAGAATCCTTCGGACTATACTGCTCCCCGGTCTGTATACCTTTTTCATGGCCGGAGCAAGGACAGGCCTGGGAATTATCTGGAAGGCGGTTATCGCCGCAGAAATCCTGAGTCGTCCCGTCGCTGCGGTGGGGAGTGCCATGTATGAGGCAAAGATCTACATTGAAACCGCGGAAGTAATCGCCTGGACTGTAATT from Marispirochaeta sp. encodes the following:
- a CDS encoding ABC transporter substrate-binding protein; the encoded protein is MKRVTVLIMLLIVSIIQLNLSAEGVKENSPEPVAQTLTIQVAGLKGPTSIGMLPLFQNRPDFAAGVQAEYQVVPEPQIMLSRIMSGEVDIAAVPINLAAVLHNKGVPYRFGAVSGDGLLYIVTSRSDISSMEDLKGKTIYCIAQGSTPEFILRYTLVQNGIDPEADVNIDFTYDHVSITPQLVAGNVDLAVLPEPFVSIVAAKNPAVQPVIDLQKVWARTSGTRTTYPITAVLVKEELLRSNPEAVDAFFSVYADAIDWVIVHPKETGALAEEFMDMPAGIIASAVPRLNLHFQLPAEARPRVDELYRVLYSFAPASVGGRVPADEFYE
- a CDS encoding ABC transporter permease subunit, whose product is MSFTNKNRPSVKLAAPQGVSLLGVVLIIAVWKIGAVFAGTEVILPGPLTVAGSLLDVVRSPGFISALGATALRGLAAFFLAALLGLFCGVAAGLSTVFRNLIQPLVIIIKSTPVMSFILLALIWFPSGIVPVFVSVLMAFPIIYENTVAGIRNADTRLIEMARVYRVPRSRILRTILLPGLYTFFMAGARTGLGIIWKAVIAAEILSRPVAAVGSAMYEAKIYIETAEVIAWTVIAVLLSGLSEFLLGRSTLLFTGIRRGGAVL